One stretch of Desulfonatronospira thiodismutans ASO3-1 DNA includes these proteins:
- a CDS encoding Rpn family recombination-promoting nuclease/putative transposase — protein sequence MSDTSKYHDHTFRAILGREPVARDFVRYHLPEEITRDMNLDTVKVSSRSYVSDNLKESMTDIVITLQLNTGEPAEIYILVEHKSDLDAWTKIQLFKYMNEVWQSFIQKKTGTLPIIIPLVFYHGTARWNYSLEFSDLFNLPSEHYRKYIPNFEHLLHEVPEINKKKAKTSITLEVFHQVLEYIFYPEKRDQIYEALELLFKGLDAKEAHEIFAILIKYLLIATDETPEEAEEKVKHLPKGGETVRTTAEVLEERGYNKAIKEKPIWERQAELKNAKETLIDVATEAYGPLPGSLYEKIKSIQSLENLRALNRKVIRTQSLEEFTELVNRAAQN from the coding sequence ATGAGTGATACAAGCAAATACCACGATCACACTTTCAGGGCGATACTGGGACGAGAACCCGTGGCAAGGGATTTCGTAAGGTATCATCTGCCGGAAGAGATAACCAGGGACATGAACCTGGATACTGTCAAGGTGTCCTCCAGGTCATATGTCAGCGACAATCTCAAGGAGAGCATGACCGATATCGTGATCACCCTGCAGCTCAATACTGGAGAGCCCGCTGAAATATACATATTGGTAGAGCACAAGAGTGATCTGGATGCCTGGACCAAGATCCAGCTATTCAAATACATGAACGAAGTCTGGCAGAGCTTTATCCAGAAGAAAACCGGAACTCTGCCGATCATAATTCCTTTGGTTTTTTATCACGGAACAGCCAGGTGGAATTATAGCCTGGAGTTTTCTGACCTCTTTAATCTACCGTCTGAGCATTACAGGAAATATATTCCGAATTTTGAACATCTCCTGCATGAAGTCCCGGAAATCAATAAGAAGAAGGCCAAGACCTCCATTACCCTTGAGGTTTTTCACCAGGTCCTTGAATACATATTTTATCCGGAAAAAAGAGATCAGATATATGAAGCTTTAGAGCTGTTGTTTAAAGGTTTGGATGCCAAAGAGGCTCATGAAATCTTTGCAATTTTGATCAAGTATTTGCTTATAGCCACAGATGAAACGCCCGAAGAGGCAGAAGAGAAGGTCAAACATCTTCCCAAAGGAGGAGAAACCGTGAGAACCACAGCAGAAGTATTGGAAGAACGAGGTTACAATAAGGCCATTAAGGAAAAACCTATATGGGAAAGACAGGCAGAGCTAAAAAACGCTAAAGAAACCCTCATAGATGTAGCCACAGAAGCATACGGTCCCTTACCTGGCTCACTCTACGAGAAAATCAAGTCCATTCAATCTCTGGAGAACTTAAGGGCTCTAAACAGAAAAGTGATCAGAACCCAGTCCCTCGAAGAATTTACCGAACTCGTAAACAGAGCAGCAC